A genome region from Leptospira stimsonii includes the following:
- a CDS encoding carbonic anhydrase, whose product MNSFFSSRNVSWNQVKHDISSSLAVFLIALPLCIGIAFASGAPILAGLIAGMVGGLIVSLISKSPLSVSGPSAGPAVIVLDSILTLGNFNDFLFALCLAGVFQIILGFLKAGILSNFFPSSVIKGMLAAIGIVLILKQIPHAVGYDIDYEGDFNFFQNDRENTFTEIWNAFIRFTPGAVFLFSVSFFAILFWEKFQLHKRFFVHGSLIAILVSILLNEMVASWFPLLSVGSEHLIQPIRLESVFDLFRDEFYPSFSQWKNQAVYLIAIKICVVMSLETLLNLDAIEKIDPERRIVSKNRELIAQGTGNLFSGILGGIPVTSVIIRSSANLQAGAKTRLSAFLHGAFILLSLVLIPDWISKIPLASLAAVLLIVGYKLTDYRILKSQYKKGMDQFLPFIATIVGIVFTDILIGIGIGCSFSIFFIMRRNILNPYEFNKKDKAYGVEVRIDLSEDVSFLNKSSMLYKLNQVADNAHLIIDGSKSKYIDPDILEIIEDFKISALSRNIKLEIIDVATAYEKIKNRPFDLVTQQGYQKLFENNRIWVEEKLNQNPDYFKNLALGQAPQYLLISCSDSRISVNEMTGTNAGELFVHRNIANLVIDTDMNLMSVLQYSVEVLKVKHIVVCGHYGCGGVKAAIDGKYHGLIDAWLRNIKQVYRMNRKELGSILDEDKKHQRLVELNVREQVYNLSMTTIVQNAWSQGTELQLHGWVYDIKEGKILDLNIDIDKDFHDYDIFRYQFETKT is encoded by the coding sequence ATGAATTCATTTTTTTCATCTCGTAACGTATCCTGGAATCAGGTTAAACACGATATTTCATCCAGTTTGGCGGTTTTTTTAATCGCCTTGCCCCTTTGTATAGGGATCGCATTCGCTTCCGGAGCGCCGATTCTTGCCGGACTCATCGCGGGAATGGTTGGAGGTTTGATCGTTTCTTTGATCAGTAAATCTCCGTTATCCGTGAGCGGACCTTCGGCGGGACCAGCGGTCATCGTGCTTGACTCCATTCTTACATTAGGAAATTTTAATGATTTTCTTTTCGCACTTTGTCTTGCGGGGGTTTTTCAGATCATATTAGGCTTTCTGAAAGCGGGAATTCTTAGCAATTTTTTCCCTTCCTCCGTGATCAAAGGAATGTTGGCCGCGATCGGCATAGTACTTATCCTAAAACAGATTCCACATGCGGTCGGTTACGATATCGATTACGAAGGAGATTTCAATTTTTTTCAGAACGATCGAGAGAATACTTTTACTGAAATTTGGAATGCATTCATTCGGTTTACTCCAGGTGCGGTTTTTCTTTTTAGCGTTTCTTTCTTCGCGATTTTATTTTGGGAAAAATTTCAACTCCACAAAAGATTTTTTGTGCACGGATCGCTGATCGCAATTCTCGTTTCTATTTTGTTAAACGAAATGGTCGCATCTTGGTTTCCTCTTTTATCGGTCGGATCGGAACATTTGATTCAACCGATTCGACTGGAAAGCGTTTTTGATTTGTTCCGCGACGAGTTTTATCCTAGTTTTTCGCAATGGAAGAATCAGGCCGTTTACTTGATCGCGATCAAAATTTGTGTCGTGATGAGTTTGGAGACCCTGCTCAATTTGGATGCGATAGAAAAGATTGATCCCGAAAGAAGAATCGTTTCTAAAAATCGGGAACTCATAGCACAAGGCACGGGGAATCTATTCTCGGGAATTTTAGGCGGTATTCCCGTCACCTCGGTTATCATTCGTAGTTCTGCGAATTTACAAGCCGGAGCAAAAACCCGTTTATCGGCATTTTTACACGGCGCTTTTATTCTTCTTTCTCTTGTTTTGATCCCGGATTGGATCTCTAAAATTCCGCTCGCTTCCTTGGCCGCGGTCCTTTTGATCGTGGGCTATAAACTTACGGATTATCGGATTCTTAAATCGCAGTATAAAAAAGGAATGGATCAATTTCTTCCGTTTATTGCAACGATCGTTGGAATTGTGTTTACGGATATTTTGATCGGAATCGGGATCGGCTGTTCGTTTTCGATTTTTTTTATTATGAGAAGAAACATTCTTAATCCATACGAGTTCAATAAAAAGGATAAAGCTTACGGAGTGGAGGTTCGTATCGATCTTTCGGAAGACGTTTCCTTTTTGAATAAATCGAGCATGTTGTATAAGCTCAACCAAGTGGCGGATAACGCACATTTGATCATCGACGGATCGAAATCCAAATACATCGACCCGGATATTCTGGAAATCATCGAGGATTTTAAGATTTCCGCACTTTCAAGAAATATAAAACTCGAGATCATCGACGTCGCGACCGCTTACGAAAAGATCAAAAATCGGCCTTTCGATCTCGTGACTCAACAGGGTTATCAAAAACTTTTTGAGAATAATCGAATTTGGGTGGAGGAAAAATTAAATCAGAATCCGGATTATTTTAAAAATTTGGCCCTCGGTCAAGCGCCTCAATATCTTCTGATCTCTTGTTCGGATAGTAGAATTTCTGTGAATGAAATGACGGGTACGAACGCAGGTGAACTTTTTGTTCACCGTAATATCGCGAATCTGGTGATCGACACGGATATGAATCTTATGTCCGTACTTCAATATTCCGTGGAAGTATTAAAGGTGAAACATATCGTAGTATGCGGACATTACGGCTGTGGCGGAGTGAAGGCGGCGATCGACGGTAAATATCACGGTTTGATCGATGCTTGGCTTCGTAATATCAAACAAGTGTATCGAATGAATCGAAAAGAACTCGGTTCTATTTTGGACGAGGATAAAAAACACCAACGTTTGGTGGAACTCAACGTGAGAGAACAAGTTTATAATCTTTCAATGACCACGATCGTACAAAACGCTTGGAGTCAGGGAACCGAATTGCAACTTCACGGTTGGGTTTACGATATCAAGGAAGGAAAAATTCTCGACCTCAACATCGATATCGACAAGGACTTTCATGACTACGATATATTTCGCTATCAATTCGAGACGAAGACCTGA
- a CDS encoding aldo/keto reductase, which yields MKNRVPTVSLTQNGPSLSRLVYGCWRLHEDPEGATSDRILRKIEHCLELGIHSFDHADIYGDYENEERFGNSLKLKPSLKDSITIVTKCGIQAPVNSRPEVKTKYYDTSETYIINSVERSLRKLNVDKIDLLLIHRPDPLSDPNEVANAFNKLKQEGKVQHFGVSNFSTSQFRLLQSRLDFSLSTNQIELHPLHLSPFLDGTVDQAQEYRFRPMTWSPTAGGRIFNPKEKNQILLLQTLNTIASDKNKKPDQILYAWLLKHPAGFLPILGTNDKQRIEDAANSLDIELSKQEWFQIWEAGSGRPVP from the coding sequence ATGAAAAACCGAGTTCCAACCGTATCTTTGACTCAGAACGGCCCTTCTCTTTCCCGATTGGTTTACGGTTGCTGGCGTTTACATGAAGATCCGGAAGGAGCGACTTCGGATCGAATTCTCCGCAAAATAGAACATTGCTTGGAGTTGGGAATTCATTCTTTCGATCACGCGGATATTTACGGAGATTACGAGAACGAAGAACGGTTTGGAAATTCACTTAAACTCAAACCTTCACTCAAAGATTCGATCACGATCGTAACTAAGTGCGGAATTCAAGCTCCGGTAAATAGTCGGCCGGAAGTAAAAACAAAATACTACGATACATCGGAAACGTATATCATAAATTCCGTAGAAAGATCATTAAGAAAATTGAATGTGGATAAAATCGACTTACTGCTGATCCACAGACCGGATCCTCTCTCTGATCCGAACGAAGTGGCAAACGCTTTCAATAAACTCAAACAAGAGGGTAAAGTGCAACACTTCGGAGTTTCGAATTTTTCCACTTCCCAATTTCGACTTCTACAATCGAGGCTGGACTTTTCCTTATCTACCAATCAAATAGAACTGCATCCACTCCATCTTTCTCCATTTTTAGACGGGACGGTAGACCAGGCTCAAGAATACAGATTTAGACCGATGACGTGGTCTCCAACGGCAGGAGGAAGAATCTTTAATCCTAAGGAAAAAAATCAAATTCTACTTTTGCAAACTCTCAACACAATCGCATCGGACAAGAATAAGAAGCCCGATCAGATTCTCTATGCTTGGTTGCTGAAACATCCGGCAGGATTCTTACCCATTTTAGGAACCAATGACAAACAACGTATCGAGGACGCGGCGAATTCCTTAGATATCGAGCTGAGTAAACAAGAATGGTTTCAGATCTGGGAAGCCGGCTCCGGGCGGCCGGTTCCCTGA
- a CDS encoding LLM class flavin-dependent oxidoreductase: MQNLSLKIRSEDPKVEVAWFCDLCNGDYEFLGVPDGNLRSSFEHCSDIVRLADTLGYQNILLPSSYQVGQDTLTFAGAASQFTKNISLLTAIRCGEIHPPMLARTVSTLDHMLKGRLNINVISSDLPGNVRDSKERYEISKEVIQILKQSWNENRIDHQGKHYQLKLSSDPSKSYQVNGGPLLYFGGISEDARQLCAEFCDVFLMWPETEERLSDTMLDLSKRAHNAGRTIDFGLRIHVIVRDTEKEARDFAKRIISKLDLQKAEELKHRALDSRSAGVLRQDELRQKADSDLFIEPFIWSGIGLARSGCGSAIVGTPEQVFEKIQRYVKMGIRAFIFSGYPLMEECKIFAEKVLPHLNTTSLPKAQGRIPDYVPVTPLTTGERK; encoded by the coding sequence ATGCAGAATCTTTCTTTAAAAATTCGTTCGGAAGATCCCAAAGTTGAAGTGGCTTGGTTTTGCGATCTGTGTAACGGAGACTACGAATTTTTGGGAGTCCCGGACGGGAATCTACGATCAAGTTTTGAACATTGTTCGGATATTGTCCGTCTCGCCGATACGTTAGGTTATCAAAATATTCTTCTTCCCTCCTCTTATCAGGTTGGACAGGACACTCTCACTTTCGCAGGGGCCGCTTCTCAATTTACGAAAAATATTTCTCTATTAACTGCGATCCGATGCGGAGAAATCCACCCCCCGATGCTCGCAAGAACAGTATCGACCCTCGACCATATGCTAAAGGGTCGACTTAATATAAACGTAATTTCCTCCGATCTCCCCGGCAATGTAAGAGACTCAAAAGAAAGATACGAAATTTCCAAAGAGGTAATCCAGATTCTGAAACAGTCCTGGAATGAAAATCGAATCGATCACCAAGGGAAGCATTATCAGCTAAAACTTTCCTCTGATCCTTCTAAATCTTATCAAGTGAACGGAGGACCTCTTCTGTATTTCGGCGGGATTTCCGAAGATGCAAGACAACTCTGCGCGGAATTTTGCGACGTATTTCTCATGTGGCCTGAAACGGAAGAACGACTTTCCGATACCATGTTAGATCTGAGCAAAAGAGCGCATAACGCAGGAAGAACGATCGACTTCGGATTAAGAATACACGTAATTGTTCGAGACACGGAAAAGGAAGCTCGTGACTTCGCCAAAAGGATTATTTCCAAATTGGATTTACAAAAAGCGGAGGAACTAAAACACAGAGCATTAGATTCTAGATCGGCCGGGGTTCTTAGACAGGATGAGCTTAGACAAAAGGCGGATTCCGATCTATTTATCGAACCGTTCATTTGGTCCGGTATCGGACTTGCACGATCAGGATGTGGTTCAGCGATAGTCGGTACACCGGAACAAGTCTTTGAAAAAATTCAACGCTATGTCAAGATGGGAATCCGCGCGTTTATCTTTTCAGGGTATCCGCTCATGGAAGAATGTAAAATTTTTGCTGAAAAAGTCCTACCTCATTTGAATACGACCTCTCTCCCAAAAGCTCAAGGAAGAATTCCCGATTACGTTCCCGTGACGCCGCTCACGACTGGAGAAAGAAAATGA
- a CDS encoding SLC5 family protein — MIYGWLLENGKMFTLIDALFFLLTILIVLGVGIYAGRKENTSEDYFLGGRSLPWWGVAGSLFGTNVSANHIVGMLGIGYSVGFAQSHYMFGAIPALLLLSYVLLPIYRRKRIFTLSQFLELRYGENARLLYSGIVLLLIAIQLAAGLYIGSRSLLPFFKDLGWPIGYIEGVLLLAIISTVYTWFGGLKAVVYTDVIQSIFILFAGLLLAYLTIHHPAVGGWDGLLQKESVLELKNQRMIFFLPSDHSSLPWTGALTGLFLLHAFYWGTNQYVVQRTLGASSLRQARAGILGDGFLTITIPFFTVLTGVAAYHLFQSIGESNPIDPDEAFSKLVALVVPGGYGFGGIILAGLLGAIFSSVDSMLNSASTLFTMDYYPKFRKTNFAKQIYTEETMGEAEAVRVGRAFLLLFSALTVFLALVAYNPSSKGNFFLELSAQSSHLTPGLLVIFISGIFWKKANSISAVWTILLCPIVSFSLPYVYESIAERNEILTYLFGSKLNFLHRVLIVSVFGFMFHFIFSRILFSASSKERSIYGLGVRISLQASLCVFFCVFWIVICILFKVWTNIEADWITFSSGFGIFASGFLISFRQSLKYGKSKRVRAFFRTDEWVATLLLGITVSLYFYFG, encoded by the coding sequence ATGATTTACGGATGGCTTCTCGAGAATGGAAAGATGTTCACATTGATAGATGCATTATTCTTTTTGCTAACGATCTTGATCGTTTTAGGAGTCGGGATTTACGCCGGACGGAAAGAAAATACGAGCGAAGATTACTTTTTAGGCGGAAGAAGTCTTCCGTGGTGGGGAGTCGCAGGTTCTTTGTTCGGCACAAACGTATCCGCAAATCATATCGTCGGAATGTTGGGAATCGGATATTCGGTGGGATTCGCGCAGAGTCACTATATGTTCGGCGCCATTCCGGCTCTTTTACTTTTAAGTTACGTTCTTCTCCCAATCTATCGAAGGAAAAGGATATTCACCCTATCCCAATTCTTGGAATTGAGATACGGAGAAAACGCTAGATTATTGTATTCGGGAATCGTCTTACTTTTGATTGCGATTCAGTTAGCCGCCGGTCTTTATATCGGTTCTCGCTCTTTACTTCCTTTTTTTAAGGACTTAGGTTGGCCGATCGGTTATATAGAAGGCGTTCTTCTGTTGGCAATCATTTCAACCGTTTATACTTGGTTTGGCGGTTTGAAAGCAGTTGTTTACACGGACGTTATCCAATCGATTTTTATTCTTTTTGCAGGTTTACTTCTCGCGTATTTGACTATTCATCATCCGGCGGTTGGAGGTTGGGACGGGCTTCTTCAAAAAGAGTCCGTACTTGAATTAAAAAATCAACGCATGATTTTTTTTCTACCAAGCGATCACTCTTCTCTTCCATGGACCGGCGCTCTGACCGGACTTTTTCTATTGCACGCGTTTTACTGGGGGACCAACCAATACGTCGTTCAGAGAACGTTAGGCGCGTCTTCTTTGAGGCAGGCGAGAGCGGGAATATTAGGAGACGGTTTTTTAACCATTACGATTCCCTTCTTCACGGTTTTGACTGGTGTGGCGGCTTATCATCTTTTTCAATCCATCGGAGAATCGAATCCAATCGATCCGGACGAGGCCTTTTCCAAGTTAGTCGCGCTTGTTGTTCCCGGCGGCTACGGTTTTGGAGGAATTATTCTCGCGGGATTGTTGGGCGCCATCTTTTCTTCGGTCGATTCTATGTTGAATTCGGCATCGACACTGTTCACTATGGATTATTATCCTAAGTTTAGGAAAACGAATTTCGCGAAACAAATATATACGGAAGAAACAATGGGGGAAGCGGAAGCGGTCCGAGTCGGGAGAGCTTTTCTGCTTTTGTTTTCCGCTCTTACCGTTTTCCTCGCTTTAGTCGCTTACAATCCCTCGTCCAAAGGAAATTTTTTCCTCGAGTTGTCAGCACAAAGTTCTCACCTTACGCCGGGGCTTCTTGTGATTTTTATTTCCGGTATTTTTTGGAAAAAAGCGAATTCTATATCCGCTGTTTGGACGATTTTACTTTGTCCTATCGTTTCTTTTTCTCTTCCTTACGTTTATGAATCGATAGCGGAGAGGAATGAAATTCTTACCTATCTCTTCGGAAGTAAATTAAATTTTTTGCATAGAGTCTTGATTGTTTCCGTTTTTGGATTTATGTTTCATTTTATATTTAGTAGAATACTCTTTTCTGCAAGTTCAAAGGAACGATCGATCTACGGTTTGGGAGTGAGGATTTCTTTACAAGCGAGTCTTTGCGTTTTCTTTTGCGTATTTTGGATCGTAATATGTATTCTTTTTAAAGTTTGGACTAATATCGAAGCCGACTGGATCACCTTTTCTTCCGGATTCGGAATTTTTGCATCCGGTTTTCTGATTTCATTTCGCCAGTCTTTGAAATACGGGAAATCAAAACGAGTTC